The following coding sequences are from one Triticum aestivum cultivar Chinese Spring chromosome 5A, IWGSC CS RefSeq v2.1, whole genome shotgun sequence window:
- the LOC123102827 gene encoding 60S ribosomal protein L3 codes for MSHRKFEHPRHGSLGFLPRKRCSRHRGKVKAFPKDDQQKPCHLTAFLGYKAGMTHIVREVEKPGSKLHKKETCEAVTIIETPPLVIVGLVAYVKTPCGLRTLNSVWAQHLSEDVRRRFYKNWCKSKKKAFTKYALKYDCDAGKKEIQLQLEKMKKYATIVRVIAHTQIRKMKGLKQKKAHLMEIQINGGTIADKVDYGYKFFEKEVPVEAVFQKDEMVDIIGVTKGKGYEGVVTRWGVTRLPRKTHRGLRKVACIGAWHPARVSYTVARAGQNGYHHRTEMNKKIYKMGKSGQESHEACTEFDRTEKDITPMGGFPHYGVVKGDYLMIKGCCVGPKKRVVTLRQSLLKQTSRLALEEIKLKFIDTSSKFGHGRFQTTDEKQKFYGRLKA; via the exons ATGTCGCACCGCAAGTTCGAGCACCCGAGGCACGGTTCCCTCGGCTTCCTCCCCAGGAAGCGCTGCTCTCGCCACCGCGGAAAGG TGAAGGCCTTCCCCAAGGATGACCAACAGAAGCCTTGCCACCTCACTGCCTTCCTGGGCTACAAGGCTGGAATGACCCACATTGTTCGTGAGGTCGAGAAGCCTGGATCTA AGCTCCACAAGAAGGAAACCTGTGAGGCTGTTACCATCATTGAGACCCCTCCTCTGGTCATTGTTGGTCTTGTGGCCTATGTGAAGACCCCTTGTGGCCTTCGCACTCTCAACTCTGTCTGGGCTCAGCACCTTAGCGAAGATGTGAGGAGAAGGTTCTACAAGAACTGGTGCAAGAGCAAGAAGAAGGCGTTCACAAAGTATGCCCTCAAGTATGACTGTGATGCGGGCAAGAAGGAAATCCAGTTGCAGCTTGAGAAAATGAAGAAGTATGCCACTATTGTCCGTGTTATTGCCCATACTCAG ATTAGGAAGATGAAAGGCTTGAAACAGAAGAAGGCTCACCTCATGGAGATCCAGATTAATGGTGGCACCATCGCAGACAAGGTTGACTATGGctacaagttctttgagaaggaaGTCCCAGTTGAAGCGGTCTTCCAGAAAGATGAAATGGTTGACATCATTGGTGTCACCAAGGGTAAGGGGTACGAAGGTGTCGTCACTCGCTGGGGTGTGACCCGCCTTCCCCGCAAGACCCACAGGGGTCTCCGAAAGGTTGCCTGTATCGGTGCCTGGCATCCTGCTAGGGTTTCCTACACTGTTGCTCGTGCTGGTCAGAATGGTTACCACCACCGCACAGAGATGAACAAAAAGATTTACAAGATGGGCAAGTCTGGACAGGAGTCTCACGAGGCCTGCACTGAGTTTGACAG GACTGAGAAGGACATCACCCCGATGGGTGGCTTCCCTCACTATGGTGTGGTGAAGGGTGACTACCTCATGATCAAGGGCTGCTGTGTGGGCCCCAAGAAGAGAGTGGTGACCCTCCGCCAGTCCCTGTTGAAGCAGACATCGCGGTTGGCCCTTGaggagatcaagctcaagttcaTTGACACCTCATCCAAGTTCGGGCATGGCCGGTTCCAGACCACTGACGAGAAGCAGAAGTTCTACGGCAGGCTCAAGGCTTAG